Proteins encoded within one genomic window of Polaribacter sp. NJDZ03:
- a CDS encoding 7-carboxy-7-deazaguanine synthase QueE: MDKNTKDLVDKGIMLPLMEEFYTIQGEGAHTGTAAYFIRVGGCDVGCHWCDVKESWNAELHPPTLADTIVDNVKKYAETVVITGGEPLMWSMDYITDLLQKNNIRTHIETSGAYSFSGKWNWFCLSPKKTKMPLAECYPEADELKMIIHNKSDFDFAEQEAAKVGEKCQLYLQPEWSKKEKMTAEIVEYVMKNPKWKISLQTHKYLNIP, from the coding sequence ATGGATAAAAATACAAAAGATTTAGTAGATAAAGGAATAATGCTTCCGTTAATGGAAGAGTTCTATACCATACAAGGAGAAGGTGCTCATACAGGTACTGCCGCTTATTTTATTAGAGTTGGTGGTTGCGATGTAGGTTGCCATTGGTGCGATGTTAAAGAAAGTTGGAATGCAGAATTGCACCCACCAACTTTAGCAGACACTATTGTAGATAATGTTAAAAAATATGCAGAAACCGTTGTTATAACTGGTGGTGAGCCTTTAATGTGGTCTATGGATTATATTACAGATTTACTTCAAAAAAACAATATTAGAACGCACATAGAAACTTCTGGTGCGTATTCTTTTTCGGGTAAATGGAATTGGTTTTGCCTATCGCCAAAGAAAACAAAAATGCCTTTAGCAGAATGTTATCCAGAAGCAGATGAGCTTAAAATGATAATTCATAACAAATCTGATTTTGATTTTGCAGAACAAGAAGCTGCTAAGGTCGGAGAAAAATGTCAACTTTATTTACAACCAGAATGGAGTAAAAAAGAAAAAATGACAGCAGAAATTGTAGAATATGTAATGAAAAATCCAAAATGGAAAATTTCTTTACAAACACACAAATACCTGAATATTCCATAA
- the glmM gene encoding phosphoglucosamine mutase, protein MTLIKSISGIRGTIGGKTADNLTPIDAVKFASAYGAFIKARNPGKKKIKVVVGRDARISGKMISSLVANTLVGLGIDVIDLGLSTTPTVEVAVPLEKADGGIILTASHNPKEWNALKLLNEKGEFLNGEEGEQILALAESEDFSFAEVDDLGSYKKNKKYLKKHIKEVLKLDLVDVKAIKKAKFKVVVDGVNSTGGIFIPALLKELGVKCVELYCTPNGEFPHNPEPLKEHLTDISELVVKKKADFGIVVDPDVDRLALISEDGSMFGEEYTLVACADYVLGKLGGGNTVSNLSSSRALRDVTEKHGGTYTASAVGEVNVVIKMKETNTVIGGEGNGGIIYPASHYGRDSLVGVALFLSHLANKKISCKELRDSYPSYFMSKNKIQLTPEIDVDKILETMASTYSNEDVNTIDGVKIDFAEEWIHLRKSNTEPIIRIYTEAKSQQAADDLAVRFINEIKAIIA, encoded by the coding sequence ATGACATTAATAAAATCAATTTCAGGAATTAGAGGAACCATTGGCGGAAAAACTGCTGATAATTTAACACCAATAGACGCAGTAAAATTTGCTTCTGCATACGGAGCATTTATTAAGGCTAGAAATCCTGGTAAGAAAAAAATAAAAGTAGTAGTTGGTAGAGACGCTCGTATTTCTGGTAAAATGATTTCTAGTTTAGTTGCCAATACTTTAGTAGGTTTAGGAATAGATGTAATAGATTTAGGTTTATCTACAACACCAACAGTAGAAGTTGCAGTACCTTTAGAAAAAGCAGATGGAGGAATTATTTTAACAGCATCTCACAATCCGAAAGAATGGAATGCTTTAAAACTTTTAAATGAAAAAGGAGAGTTCTTAAACGGAGAAGAAGGAGAGCAAATTTTAGCTTTAGCAGAAAGTGAAGATTTTTCATTTGCAGAAGTAGATGATTTAGGTTCTTATAAAAAGAATAAAAAATACTTAAAGAAGCACATTAAAGAAGTTTTAAAACTAGATTTAGTAGATGTTAAGGCTATTAAAAAAGCAAAATTTAAAGTAGTTGTAGATGGTGTAAATTCTACAGGAGGAATCTTTATTCCTGCTTTATTAAAAGAATTAGGAGTAAAGTGTGTAGAGTTATATTGTACACCAAACGGTGAGTTTCCTCACAATCCAGAACCTTTAAAAGAACACTTAACAGATATCTCTGAATTGGTGGTAAAGAAAAAAGCAGATTTCGGAATTGTAGTAGATCCAGATGTAGATCGTTTGGCTTTAATTTCTGAAGACGGTTCTATGTTCGGAGAAGAATATACTTTAGTTGCTTGTGCAGATTATGTTTTAGGGAAATTAGGTGGTGGAAACACGGTTTCTAATTTATCATCTTCTAGAGCATTAAGAGATGTAACAGAAAAGCATGGAGGAACGTATACCGCTTCAGCAGTTGGAGAAGTAAATGTGGTTATCAAAATGAAAGAAACCAATACAGTAATTGGTGGAGAAGGAAATGGTGGAATCATTTATCCAGCTTCTCATTATGGTAGAGATTCTCTAGTGGGTGTCGCTTTATTTTTATCGCATTTAGCAAACAAAAAAATATCTTGTAAAGAGCTAAGAGATTCATACCCTAGTTACTTTATGAGTAAAAATAAAATTCAGTTAACACCAGAAATAGATGTAGACAAGATTTTAGAAACAATGGCGTCTACCTATTCTAACGAAGATGTAAATACAATAGATGGTGTAAAGATAGATTTTGCAGAAGAGTGGATTCATTTACGTAAATCTAATACAGAGCCAATTATTAGAATCTACACAGAAGCAAAATCTCAGCAAGCTGCAGATGATTTAGCAGTAAGATTTATCAATGAAATTAAAGCAATAATAGCGTAG
- the rpsA gene encoding 30S ribosomal protein S1, whose amino-acid sequence MSEETKNTEEQVVAAEVQETATPAVDPTQFLADFNWHKYEQGIEAVDEEKLQAFEKALEGTVGFVNERDVIEGTVIRITDRDAIIDINSKSEGVISLNEFRYNQGLKEGDTVEVLVDKREDSSGQLVLSHKKARVIKAWERVNNAHETGEVVNGFVKCRTRGGMIVDVFGIEAFLPGSQIDVKPIRDYDQYVEKTMEFKVVKINHEFKNVVVSHKALIEADIELQKKEIIGQLEKGQVLEGIVKNITSYGVFVDLGGVDGLVHITDLSWSRINHPNEVVELDQKLNVVILDFDDNKSRIQLGLKQLSAHPWEALNNELKVGDKVNGEVVVLADYGAFVEVEQGVEGLIHVSEMSWSTHLRSAQDFVKVGDKVEAQILTLDREDRKMSLGIKQLHPDPWTDITTKYPVGSTHTGTVRNYTNFGVFVELEEGIDGLVYISDLSWTKKVKHPSDFVTVGDKLEVQVLELDVENRKLNLGHKQTQDNPWDAHEATYAIGSKHEGTIKEKNDKGAVVTFADGVEGFAPTRFLEKEDGSKLEKGDKIEFVVLEFSKEYRRVVVSHTSLFKEQEKRNVKVAVKKAADAEKTTLGDIGGLAALKKKMEEGK is encoded by the coding sequence ATGTCTGAAGAAACAAAAAACACTGAAGAGCAAGTAGTTGCTGCTGAAGTACAAGAAACAGCGACTCCTGCTGTAGATCCAACACAATTTTTAGCTGATTTTAACTGGCACAAATACGAACAAGGTATTGAAGCTGTTGATGAAGAAAAATTACAAGCATTTGAAAAAGCGTTAGAAGGAACTGTAGGTTTTGTAAACGAGCGTGACGTAATTGAAGGAACTGTAATCAGAATTACTGATAGAGATGCAATCATCGATATCAACTCTAAATCTGAAGGAGTTATTTCTTTAAACGAATTTCGTTACAACCAAGGTTTAAAAGAAGGAGATACTGTAGAAGTATTAGTTGACAAAAGAGAAGATTCTTCTGGTCAATTAGTATTATCTCACAAAAAAGCAAGAGTTATTAAAGCATGGGAACGTGTTAACAATGCTCATGAAACTGGTGAAGTAGTTAACGGTTTCGTTAAATGTAGAACTAGAGGTGGTATGATTGTAGATGTTTTCGGAATTGAAGCATTCTTACCAGGATCTCAAATTGACGTTAAGCCAATTAGAGATTACGATCAGTATGTTGAGAAAACAATGGAATTTAAAGTTGTTAAAATCAACCACGAATTTAAAAACGTTGTTGTATCTCATAAAGCTCTTATTGAAGCTGATATTGAATTACAGAAAAAAGAAATTATTGGTCAATTAGAAAAAGGACAAGTATTAGAAGGTATTGTTAAAAATATTACTTCTTATGGTGTCTTTGTTGATTTAGGTGGTGTAGACGGATTAGTACATATTACTGATTTATCTTGGTCTAGAATCAATCATCCAAATGAGGTTGTTGAGTTAGATCAAAAATTAAACGTTGTAATTTTAGACTTTGATGATAACAAATCTAGAATTCAATTAGGATTAAAACAATTATCTGCTCACCCTTGGGAAGCTTTAAACAACGAATTAAAAGTTGGTGATAAAGTAAATGGTGAAGTTGTTGTTTTAGCTGATTATGGTGCGTTTGTAGAAGTAGAACAAGGAGTAGAAGGGTTAATTCACGTTTCTGAAATGTCTTGGTCAACTCACTTACGTTCTGCACAAGATTTCGTGAAAGTTGGAGATAAAGTTGAAGCTCAAATTTTAACTTTAGACCGTGAAGACCGTAAAATGTCTTTAGGTATCAAACAATTACACCCAGATCCTTGGACAGATATTACTACTAAATATCCTGTAGGTTCTACTCACACTGGTACAGTTCGTAACTATACTAACTTTGGTGTATTCGTAGAATTAGAAGAAGGTATTGATGGTTTAGTTTATATCTCAGACTTATCTTGGACTAAGAAAGTGAAGCATCCATCAGATTTTGTAACTGTTGGTGATAAACTTGAAGTACAAGTATTAGAATTAGATGTAGAGAACAGAAAGTTAAACTTAGGTCATAAGCAAACTCAAGATAACCCTTGGGATGCACATGAAGCTACGTATGCAATCGGTTCTAAACATGAAGGAACAATCAAAGAAAAGAATGATAAAGGAGCAGTTGTAACTTTCGCTGATGGCGTAGAAGGATTTGCACCAACAAGATTCTTAGAAAAAGAAGATGGTTCTAAATTAGAAAAAGGAGACAAAATCGAATTTGTAGTTTTAGAATTCTCTAAAGAATACAGAAGAGTTGTTGTTTCTCATACATCTTTATTTAAAGAGCAAGAGAAAAGAAATGTGAAAGTTGCCGTTAAGAAAGCAGCAGACGCAGAAAAAACTACCTTAGGAGATATTGGTGGTCTTGCAGCATTAAAGAAAAAAATGGAAGAAGGTAAATAA
- the cmk gene encoding (d)CMP kinase encodes MNKKIIIAIDGFSSTGKSTIAKLLAKKYNYIYVDTGAMYRAVTLFAMNNNFVSKTHLDEKGLLLNLKNISLTFQFNKDLGFAEMFLNAINVEKEIRTLEVSQLVSKVSTISEVRKKLVAEQQLMGVNSGIVMDGRDIGTVVFPKAELKLFMTASADKRATRRYKELIDRGDNVKFEDILFNVEERDRIDSTREDSPLMKASDAIGFDNSDMGITEQFERICTLVDKKLTD; translated from the coding sequence ATGAATAAAAAAATTATAATAGCTATTGATGGTTTTTCATCAACAGGAAAAAGCACCATTGCTAAATTATTAGCAAAAAAATACAATTATATTTATGTAGATACAGGTGCAATGTACAGAGCGGTTACTCTGTTTGCTATGAATAATAATTTTGTAAGTAAAACTCATTTAGATGAAAAAGGACTTCTTTTAAACCTTAAAAATATTTCTCTTACTTTTCAATTTAATAAAGATTTAGGTTTTGCAGAAATGTTTTTAAATGCTATTAATGTAGAAAAAGAGATTAGAACCTTAGAAGTTTCTCAACTAGTTAGTAAAGTATCTACTATTTCTGAAGTAAGAAAAAAGTTAGTTGCAGAACAGCAACTTATGGGAGTAAACAGCGGTATTGTTATGGACGGTAGAGATATTGGAACAGTTGTTTTTCCGAAGGCTGAATTAAAATTATTTATGACTGCTTCTGCAGATAAAAGAGCTACAAGGCGTTATAAAGAATTAATTGATAGAGGAGATAATGTAAAATTTGAAGATATTCTTTTTAATGTTGAAGAACGAGATAGAATAGATTCTACAAGAGAAGATTCTCCTTTAATGAAAGCGAGTGATGCAATTGGTTTTGATAATTCTGATATGGGAATTACAGAGCAATTTGAGAGAATTTGTACCTTAGTAGATAAAAAACTCACTGATTAG